Genomic segment of Panicum virgatum strain AP13 chromosome 9N, P.virgatum_v5, whole genome shotgun sequence:
CGGCTGCCCCTCGCCTCGCCGGTCGGCGGTTACCCACCGCTCGTTCTCTCGCGTCCAGCATAGAAGGCAGGCAGCGGCCCAAGCTCAAACAAAGTCTAATAGCTAAGCCAACCAGGTGAGAGGCCCACGGCCCACCACTCCAAGGCTCCAGACTCCAATCGATCCCCTCGGCCCTCCCTCCTCTCAGACCTAGCGCTCGCCGCTCGGCATCGGCAACGCgggcacgccgcggcggcggtggcgcagccTTCATGGTGGGAGAGCAGGATCGGCAAGGGCTCGCCCCTGCGCCGTACTGGTCcaaggcggcggcagcaccgCTACTTGTGCCCAGCTCCAGCCACGACAGCTGGGCAGCTGGCTGGCgctgcagctctcctgcgtggaCAGCTCGAACGACCCGTTACCACCGCTATTGTGGCTGTTGTTGGCGGCGGGGCTTAGGCCAGCCGTCGAGTTCAGCGTGCTGGAGCTCGACACCGATGGGAGAACCACTAGCGGCGCTACGGCGGGCCACCAGAGGGGACGCCCTGCTGCAGCGCGTCCGGGTCCTGCAGGCTGCAAGTAGCCTGCGGCGAAGTCCCCGTTGTACCTGCCCCAGCTACATTTTtctcctggctccgccactggatCAGAGGCTCCATCACTGCCCTTATGCATTTATTGGCGACATTTCTGCCACTACTGGCGCAATCCAGCACCACATCACTGGCTGAGTCATCAAGTGGATCCCGGTTGGACTCAAAGAGTCCTATGTGTTCGATGTCAAGGAGGTTCTCCTTCTCAATCAATGCCTTTACTTCATCCACTGATGGTGCATAGTATGGAAGGTTAGAGGAGTTCAGCTTCTCCTTTTCGACGAGACCCTACAGCATGAGTACACTCTTAAGTTCACAATAATAATGCAATTTGCAGCTGGGATGTGGCAATAAAACATTTGTCAATTTTCTCCTGTGTAATTAGGTGTAGTTGCTGCTTGGATACACTACCAGTTTGATCTTTGGATGGCCCTTATATTTGGAGATTTTAGACAATAGAATGCTTTAGTTCTATGATGAATGAGTAGTCATGGAAATCTTTTGAATGATCGACATATTCTCAGAAGCTAAACTTACTTACCTTTTGGACCAAAGATTGGAGAGCTTTGGAAAGCAATTCCCACATGCTGTCGACTTCACCGTGCAACAACATCGCTTCAGTCTTTCTGCCCAGAAATGTCAGCACCATACGGCCACCACCAACAAGTTCCTTGTACCGCAATGTAAGGAACAACTTGAACTCCTTCTGAAATTGCTCTTGGAACAGTTTAACCACAGTTGGTGGAGTAATCTTCCCAATATAAATGTTTGCTTCATTCAGATAAGTTCCGTTTGAGAGTTCCTCCGGCACCTATCACATATATATGCATAAAacataaaaaagaaaataaatattttaacataCTATCATTCTCAAGTTTCATATTATTATGAATTTTAAAGAATCCAAATTCATACTACTTCATCTAAAAATAGTCAACAATTCATTATAGTGTAAAATTTTCTTGCAATATTTATCAATAGTTACAATATCATCGAGCTGCGGCAGCAAAAATCCAACATGTACTCACATACGTAGTAGCCACATAGGTTGTTTCATTGTTGCTGTCTcatacactatatatatatatatatatatatatatatatatatatatatatatatatatatatatatatatatatatatatatatatatatatatatatatatatatagagagagagagagatgggttATGAAATATTTATGTTGATTAAAGAAACGATATGTTAAACCTCCGGGTTTGGGGGTGatgaaccgtaacgccgcaacaaatcctcaagatcaaacggaggttcctcgccccttgccacacattctctatattttttttccaaaaacggagcactgccctatgaaaagcgctAGGTTTCTTGGACCGGCGACCTActggagttgtgcccttctctccataaggacaacgatcacccccaccgatGCCACTCCCTCCAGTTATAGAAGCCATATTTACTGGAAAACACTTTTATTTTTCACaacattataaattcttacaattacaataaaacccgaataaatttattgaaataaatcacattaattttcaaattgattgaaaaaactcttacaattacaagacaaatattaattactattacaattacaatgatcacattaattactcttacaaataacaatgaaaataTATAAAAACACTAATAATTACTCTCACAAttataattaaaatttgtaCATTATTATATCCTCATATTCGAGTTTTACAGGCACTTACCATAAAGTCTGAAATGTAATCAAATTACAGTTGCTATTGAGGCATTAGTCATCATTGCGTGCCGTGCAATGTCGCAACTCTGTCTAAGCCCTTATTCTTCGTCGCTCGTGGCCTCACCCTACCAACATAATGAAGGGTCTAGAAAGAGTTGCGACATTGCAGGCACGatgtgactaatgccccaatAGCAACACTAATTCGTTTACATTTCACACTTCCTGGTAAGTGTCTAAGATctacaatgcaaaatcacatgAACTCTCAATCAGAAAATCTGAATagattaattgaaataaatctttataattcctaattattttgacacccttcagttacatgagaacactcttttcaatattcagaaaccatctagaagaaaaaaaaactttatttccaCCGACCAAATACTCCAGCAAATCACACAAAAAAAGGATCAAATGGCGGCACCACTCTAAAATGAGAGAGGAACCAAGCTCGAGCTGCTCTCTGAGTGAAATGActcgggctcgggctcggggaggaagaaggggtgaatttatagtgggcgcattagtaccggctagagCCACAAACCGGTATTAAATTTCATGGGGGCCATTTAGTactggctggagccaccagccagtaCTAAATGGTCGCTAGCCATTGCGGACCGCTGTCGGTGGAGCAGTTTTGTACCGGTTGGAGCTACTACCCGTACTAATCAGCTCCCATGGGCACTGTAGCTTTGGCTCGGTACTAAATTGGCACGTTaccgtgaccggtactaatgacAGCGGACGAATGTGGGTTTTTCCAGCAGTGAGCCCAGCTGGTCTGAAACATAGCTCTCTATGtatttagaaaaaataaaacgATTAATAATTTAGGAGAGAGGGAGTAGTTAATAAAAAAAGATGTTAAAGTCAATGAGTTGTGTGCTTTCCGTTCTTGAGTTTTTATTTCTAAATTTACTTGATTTCTTACTGTGAGTTTTGCAAACCAATTCAAGGCACTTGGAGTCCAACTAATGTATATGTACACGTACCGACGTACACTAACTAATGTATATGTATAAGGCAgccgagctgggccgcgctCTGGCGCCCTGGCCGAGACAACTTTGGGCCCATCACTTATTCTCGTGGCGGGCCTGGCTTCCAATGTGGAATTGTCGGTCGTCAATCATATACATCTTCCACAAGATTTTTTCATATCCAActtccagtgtttgagattcgtgtaaACAACTATAGCCCTTGAATCCAACTAAACCCTAgcttcttctccctccctccctcctccttcctctctttccccagctcctcccgcgcgccgcgcggcacGGCACCGGCGCCCTGCAGCAACGCTGGCCGTGCTCCACGCACAGACGCCCTGCCTGCCCCACGGGCCCCGTGCGCCTCCGCGTGCTCCGCCGGCCACGCGTCGCGGCGGCCTTGCGCGtcgcacgcgcccccgccgaccGCCGCGGGCCACGAGCGCTGCTGCgggccacgcgcgccgcccgcaccccgcgccgccgccagcctccggcaccggagaagaagacggagaaaaaaatatttgtgcaacATTTTTAAAATTGGTTTAACATTTTTGAAATGctagttcaacatttttgaGATGTTGGTTCAATATTTTTATGATACtggttcaacattttttttcagTAAAATGTTAAATAGGTCATCAGTTGGACCAACACATAGTAGCCCCCCGTTGTCGGTTGGAAATATATACGCCTGTGTCTCTTGTGTTCTATGTTGTATGATGTGTATATATGTACGAACACTATGATTGATTAATTAATTTCTACGTACATCAGAATTAAGCCGACCAACCAACCATGCACACACATGTACAGTATACATACACGAAAGCTCGTACTACGTATTGACCATCAGTTACAGCAGGTACAGAGCATTACTCTGCTGTCTCTtctccggtgtcggcgccggcgccggatccGGACAGCCCTAAACTCACCGGCGTGCCGCTGTCCGGGATCCACTCGGCGCCGTGCAAGAAGTGCCCGACCGTGAACTGCAGCGCCCTGTCCTTGTTCATCTCGTGGAACCCCTGCATGCCCTTCCGCCCGGTGAtgttggcgccggcgccggcgttccCGAACTCGCCGAAGAAGGCCGTGCCGAGGTTCTCCTTGCCCTCCCACGGCATGTACCCCTGGCCGTGCACGAAGCCCTCGATGTCGGACTCCATGACCACCGCCCGCGCGAACTCCTTCCACGGCCGGCCCAGGTACACCTTGGTGCTGGCCTGCAGCTGCTCGTCGGCGACGATCTGGCTCCGGTGGATGACGAAGCCGGTGGTCTGCTGGTGGTCCCTGCGCGCGTGCGCGGTGACCACGGCGGGCTGGCCCTTGCGCGGCTGCCGCACGAGTATGACGCAGCGCtggaagacggcggcggcgtcgcccatGATGAAGTCGACGGTGCCGGAGATGACGCAGCTGCGGTAGAACTGGCGGTAGGCCTGCGCGAAGAGCGTGTCCTGGTTGCCCTCGATCCGgcagttgaagaagatggccttGTCGCCCTTGACGCGCAGCGCCAGGGCCTGCTGCTTCTCCACCCCCGCCGTGTTCCGGATGCCCAGGCTCATCGCCGTGAAGCTGTCGCCGTCCACCGCTGCGGCCAACAATGATGCAGGCAAGACCACCAGCGTCAGCGACGATCCAGCAGATACTTCTATCAAAACAATTGGCCTTGGCCGTACCAAAAGTGGCCGTTCTCCACATCCTGGTGCCGTCGAGGATGTTCCTGCTGCCCGTGACGATGGACTTGCTGGAGCCGTCGCCGTACATGGTGACGTTGGCCATACagttggtgatgttcaccatcTCCTCGTACACCCCTTCCTTGACGTAGATCAAGTACCTCCCGGTGTAGTTGCCAGGCATGGCGTCCAGCGCGGCGGAGATGTTTCTGAAgtcgccgctgccgtccttggCCACCGTCACGTTGGGCGTGAGCccgcccttgccgccgccgccggcgagcagctcCCGGTCCTCCCTGGACACCCACGCAGGCTGCTCCCCCTCCTCTAGCTGCTGCCGTCGGCCGCCCCTGGTCTTGCCGTTGAGGTCCTCGCCGGCGTGGAGGTCGAGCATGGAGGCGAGGGCAGCGCCCTGCTTGATGATGGCGAGGGCGTTGCTGGATATCTCCCGCGCCTTCTCCATGGTGGTCTGGACCTCGTCGCGGACCTCCCCCTTGGGGAACATGTCGATGCAGGAGCCCTGGAACGTGATGACCGCGCTGAGCCAGGCCTGGAGGTCCTGCACGGGGCCGTCGACGCCGCGCCACGCGATGCTGGCGAGCGCGCGCTCGACGTTGTCGCGGCAGCTCCCCAGGAGCATCCGGCAGTCGCGCATGGCCTCCCACACCAGCGTGTCGTTGCTCTGGCGCACGGCGTCCAGCACGGAGGAGCGGTTGAAGCCCTGCTCCAGCgcccgctcgacggcggcgatggcggcggtggcggcggtgtgcgGGTGCTCGGACGGGTCCGACCGCGACAGCGCGCCCTCCAGGGTCTCGCGGCACGTGCCCTGGTAGTCCGCCGGCGCGCAGAAGAGCTCCACGCTGCGCATCGTCTTGCTCATGTTGCGCTTGCTCacctcctcgtcctcggccTTCTCGTTCAGGAAGAAGGCCACCGTCCCGACGACCATGGCCACGAGCATGAGCGCCGACAGGACGCCGACGACGAGCCGCCTGCGCGAAGGGTCGCCATCATCGGACGACGGCATTGGCGCGCGCGGGCCAGATCCGGCGGATCTGGTGTGGgcacggcggcgacgtcgacgcgGGGCGGGCGTCGATCAGGTCGATAAAAATATAAGCATGGAGGCCAACGTGTCCAACGGCGAGGTCCAGAGACTATGATTAGGAACGACTAGGATTCAGGAGGAAGTTTGTTTTAGGAGTGCTTGCATTGGCTGATGATGACTGTTTGGTACGGGGTTGTGGTCTGCCCTTGTTCTGAGGAGGAAGAGGGTTAGTTGCTGGTTGGATCATTTTTTTGTGCCGGCAGCATTCTATTCTATCTATATATAACCACCCGGTCCATCCTCTTGTTTTCAGGAAAGAAAACGAAAAACTTTTATAGAGCACGTTATTATTGTTCTACTAATAGTGGAAATGAGCACAATTTGATAAGTACTTAAAAGTTTACTAGGCAAATATCTTTGTGCATTGCTACATACAAAGATTGTGTATATATCAGAGACGTATAGTTGGCTGTGCGTTCTACATGTATGATCGAATCATGGATGGAAGGCTGTATCGGCTTGCATACGGAATGAACTATGATCCACCTGTTAATGGTAGAAGTTGAACTAAACCAAAAATAGAGGTGAAAAACATTACGTGCTTTAAAAATAGGTAAATATTTCAGTTTGATATATACTAGATCTGGACACGAACCTCAAGCCCCACACCTTGAGCCATGCCAAGAAGAAGCCAATAAAGACACTCTTGAATCTTAGGATCGGTATGAGTAACAATATTTTGAATGTGAAATGCGAATGATTAAATTcactataaaatatattttcataatttacttGTTTGATAAGTTAGATGAAAATATTTTCCTTTATAGATTTTATCAGACTTAGATTATTTTAAtttaatacaaactaaaatatcTTATATTTAAGAACCGGAAATCCGGAATGAGTAGTACATTGGAAACTCCTGGTGTCAATACCAATTGTCAAGGCAACACTGAATCTTAGATCAGCAGCGTGGCCATGCTCAGAAGGTTGATGACTCAACCCCGAAAGATAGCACACCGAACCTACGGAGAAATCGAATTCAAGATTTGGATTTCAACCCAATTTCGACTGTCACGTAGCGTCGGCATGGTTGTCCTGATGGTTGTGACttgtgaagttttttttttcttcgaaaTTTCTATACATCACCCGGGTGCTTCTCTGTCTCTTTCTCACTCAATTTTGTGTGGTTAAGATCATCCCAAGATTCGTGCTGCGTCCGTACATAAGTTTTTTTTAGAATCACACGGTACAACGAAGACGTCCACAACACGCAcgcgcacgcacactcacacccgcgcctcgtcgtcgacgggaacgtcgcttaCCACTTAACGTGTAACACCGGTAAATCCTAGGAAAATCTCAGGAAAAGGTGCGAGCACCAGGATTTGAACCCTGGTGGGTAACGTCTCACTGGACCGTCCTACCATTGGACTACAAGCCAATTTGCGCGTCCTTACATAAGTAGTAATCGGTTAGTGTTTGTTGGGACATTTTTTGTTTATTCTATGAGCCCATTGCCGTTGGCCTTAGGGTCGCGACGCGAGGGCAGGGCGCCGACGAAAGGTCAAggtggccgccggcgggcggctcCATCAATCTCTTTGCCTTCAGACTTGCTCCTCGGTAAGTTGGTGCACTCCATTTTTTTGTTTCACGTGTTGATTTTTTGGTAGGAGGTCCTCGGCCGGTGTTCATTGGGCTGGTGTTGACACCCAAAAGTGGCACCATTCAGGTACAATTTGGGCAAGACTGGTCAGACCTCTCATATGAATTGGTTAGATTggtctagacaagtttgtcaaattACAAATTAGACTGCACTATTGTGTAGATCTCGTtgagacgatcgaaatgcatatatagaacgttAAATTTGAAATCCgaatgagggagttatgccttcCGGAAGACCTGCACCTCGGTCAGACCGATCCAAGACCGATCCAAGACGATACCTCACTTGGTTTTCTTGCTATGAGAGATTGTTGCTTTTTTTAGGTGATAGAAATTGTTGTATCACTTAGATCTCGTTTTTATATTTAACATTGACATGTCACTATATGATTGGTCTAAAAAGTGAGTGATAACTACAAAGAAAATCATCCGGATGATAGGTACTTTTTGGGAGGAAGTACCTTGTAAAGCTAGCCCCCGTTCCCCGGATGCTCACGCTATGGGCTGCTTCCAAGAGACCGATGTTCttatcaaaaaaaagaaaagaaaaagagaccgATAGACTGATGCCAGTGGGCTTGACTTTTTCTTAGCATCACCACACCCCCCACATTGTGCGTAGAGGGCCTTAGCTGGCGAGCCCACTTGAAACCTCGATTGCAGGccaacagttttttttttggcaggaGCGGGCTTGCGAACGCCCAGCAGCAGCCCACGGCCCACGCCCACCGGCTCACGCGCGGACGCGCCTGGcgccaagccgccgccgaccgctcCTACGCCCTACCCCGTCTCCTCGATCCCTCCCCCACATCGGCGGTGCCCCGGAGCGAGCCGCCTCACCTCGCCGGATCCGCCCCAGCTCGAGCGCGACAAGCCGGCggccctccccctccccgtcgCCGCAGGCCGCACCGCGCCACCAGGACCTCGCCGGAGCTGACCCACCTCGTGCGCGACGAGCCGGCGgcccctcccctccgccgccgcacctcacCATCACCAGAGATTCACACTCCGCGAACTGACACCGTCTGGTTTCTGTGGTATGCGTTCTCGCTTCCTCAGTTCCTCACTATCCATTATGGCTGGGATTCAGGGTAGCAGTAGCAGGTAGCTGCTCGGATTTGTGGGGTGCAGATAATAGATGTGCAAAATTGTTCAGATGTGCTAGTTaggtttgttttattttttgtgtTGGCCAGTAGCTTTTACCAAATGACATTTTCTTACAATTAAATGCTAGCGCACCAGGTTCAGAAATGAGATAATTGTGCTCAATCAGATGCACTACCAAAGAACTTGCATAACGCATCAGTTCTTTCCCCCTCCCTCTGTTATAGTTTTGACGGCTTGGCATAACAAACACTCATCTGAATTTTTAGTTATGAATAGTTTGTTGTAGCAGTATCACAAAAATGGAACAACCTAATTACCAGACTTTTGGGTTATAAATATATCTGTTTTCACAGTGCTGTGCTGATTTCAGGGGATCCTGCACTGCGAAATGCTTGCCAAAGGGAGGAAGTTAGCTGGAAGGAGTGAAGAAATGTCTGCACATTATGCGTTTGGACCACAAGATGATGATGCGATTATTAAACACAGGCTTCTGACTAGGACGACAACTACCAGGGGTGAACCACCACTAAAGAAGCTTCAGAAAAAGTTCATGTCATTTGCCACTGAGATTGAGAAGGATGCAGATAACATAAGTGACTGTGAGAGACTGTACAAGGCCTTCCTGCAGGAAATCAACACCTTTgagctgcctcttctgaaaagcAAGGCTGTTGTTGATGCAAACATTAGGGAGAAGGAGAGCTTTAATGAGCTGCAGGTTGAGATTGAGCGTCAGATCTTGCAAGCTCAGACTGATATTGAGGATCTTAAGAAGCAACTTGAGCAGAGCAAGATCGAGAGACAGCACAAAGAGGAATGTGAAGCAATCCGGAAGCTGGTTTCTTTGCAGCCTCCGCGGTCAGAAACTGAGAAACTCATTGCAGACCTTGAGAAGGAGATAGCTGATTTGGAGGGTGAGAATATAGCATGTGTAAGGACTTTGGAACTAAGGAAGAAGCAATTCGCCCTTCTTCTTCATGTGGTGAGTTTATGCATAGtgtcctttttccctttttctttcagCTCATGTTCTCTATGTATGTTACAGTGGCACAAAGAAATAGAGCACCCAATTAATCTAGTAGCCAACTCTGTGTGAGCATTTAATTATCAACTTGCCTTTCTCATTGGATTTGCATCCAGTCATGTGTCTCATATGTCATGTAAATAGAAAGTGTACAGTCTTTTCCTATTAAATGGTAATTCTCGTGCGGTTCTCTTTCGTTGGAAGCCTCCTTACATATTCAGATAGAATAGTTTAATACAGCCACATGTATAGTGGATTGATCTTGAAATATCTGTTTATGTGTTTGTACCTTTTACAGGTTGATGAATTGCAGAACTCGATTGAAGATGAGCAAAAGAGTATAGCATATGAGCTGAGAGCTATCGCTGAAGAGCAGAAGATGAGCATAGAAGAAGGAAGTGGCGGTGCTTCAGATGCCATGGCAGTTGACTGATCAAGATACGTTCACATATGTTGCAAACCTTTGCTTGCACAAATCACCACATTGTTTTTGGGACATATTGAACCCTAACAAGTTGGTAGGATGTGTCATTTGAACTGTATGCTGCTTCTAACTGGCTGGCTGTGTACTTTGAAGAGAAATTGAAGCACACAAGTAAACTCAGTTCTCTATACTCTGTAGTGGGTTCCAATATGTTTGTGCACTGAACAATGATTTACTGTCATTCTGGTTGAAGTGGAATGGTGAATCTCAACAGCATCTGAACATCTTtgcttcttcctttcttctatTCTTTTGCGAGGTTCGCTTCTTTGTTTCATGCAAAACCATCCATGGTACTTGGATCTCTCACAGATCCAAAGTGATCTCTGCTATCAGAATCGTGAagtcgcaaaaaaaatttatacacaGACTATTTACGTTCTTTTGCTCAGAATAAAGATTCTCTATAAAGAATAGTTTCAGTTTAAGTTGTAATTTGAGAAATGCAttattaaataattttaattaataaaatgataaATGGTTTGAAAAGATACTTTAAAGTTTCTTTACAATCCACACTGGATATCGATGGTATCAAGGACTCCCGTAGGGCAAGGGCAAGGATGGGCCTGGGGAGGGTCCATTGGGAAGAGGATCCTCTGCAGGCTGCAGTCGGGTCACTTGCCTGTGGCCCCAACCCCACACGTAACTGACCACGCAGTACTGCAGAGCAATCCCACCCCTTTGTTGACATGAAAAGATCACAGGGCCTGGTGTGGCGCCGTCCCTAACCATGCAAGTGGCACCCCGGTTTCAGTGTTCGCTTGGCTTATTAGTCAACCtgccagcagtactgttctgtCGTACTAAATTAGCACTAGCCACCAGCTACCAACCAGTCAGTAGTACTattctcttataacaaatcagcaccagccatcagccacagccaagcgaatACAGCCAAATGGAACATCGTATTTTAAAGgaaaaagtccaattttcaccctcgaactatcgcaaaagtctgattttcaaccttcaactacgaaatcgGATAACATAgatcatccaactgtcaaaaccagacaaatttggcccctgggtgggtttgaaggtggttttgcattttctaaaaaattaaataaatctaattatattttaaaaatcaaaactaatttactttaaatcagaaaaatatgaaactagtaccaatttttttctaaaaatgtaacatatctattattgctccatttgaatcttagttattaaaaataatagac
This window contains:
- the LOC120691867 gene encoding pectinesterase-like, translating into MPSSDDGDPSRRRLVVGVLSALMLVAMVVGTVAFFLNEKAEDEEVSKRNMSKTMRSVELFCAPADYQGTCRETLEGALSRSDPSEHPHTAATAAIAAVERALEQGFNRSSVLDAVRQSNDTLVWEAMRDCRMLLGSCRDNVERALASIAWRGVDGPVQDLQAWLSAVITFQGSCIDMFPKGEVRDEVQTTMEKAREISSNALAIIKQGAALASMLDLHAGEDLNGKTRGGRRQQLEEGEQPAWVSREDRELLAGGGGKGGLTPNVTVAKDGSGDFRNISAALDAMPGNYTGRYLIYVKEGVYEEMVNITNCMANVTMYGDGSSKSIVTGSRNILDGTRMWRTATFAVDGDSFTAMSLGIRNTAGVEKQQALALRVKGDKAIFFNCRIEGNQDTLFAQAYRQFYRSCVISGTVDFIMGDAAAVFQRCVILVRQPRKGQPAVVTAHARRDHQQTTGFVIHRSQIVADEQLQASTKVYLGRPWKEFARAVVMESDIEGFVHGQGYMPWEGKENLGTAFFGEFGNAGAGANITGRKGMQGFHEMNKDRALQFTVGHFLHGAEWIPDSGTPVSLGLSGSGAGADTGEETAE
- the LOC120692298 gene encoding THO complex subunit 7B-like, with the protein product MLAKGRKLAGRSEEMSAHYAFGPQDDDAIIKHRLLTRTTTTRGEPPLKKLQKKFMSFATEIEKDADNISDCERLYKAFLQEINTFELPLLKSKAVVDANIREKESFNELQVEIERQILQAQTDIEDLKKQLEQSKIERQHKEECEAIRKLVSLQPPRSETEKLIADLEKEIADLEGENIACVRTLELRKKQFALLLHVVDELQNSIEDEQKSIAYELRAIAEEQKMSIEEGSGGASDAMAVD
- the LOC120689197 gene encoding inactive anthranilate O-methyltransferase 1-like, with protein sequence MASITGGSGIGGGDRCPYGEKGTTPVPEELSNGTYLNEANIYIGKITPPTVVKLFQEQFQKEFKLFLTLRYKELVGGGRMVLTFLGRKTEAMLLHGEVDSMWELLSKALQSLVQKGLVEKEKLNSSNLPYYAPSVDEVKALIEKENLLDIEHIGLFESNRDPLDDSASDVVLDCASSGRNVANKCIRAVMEPLIIEHFGEAILDELFLAFGSMVAEYLETMKAKYPVIVVSLKKAMH